A stretch of the Serratia marcescens genome encodes the following:
- the ppsR gene encoding posphoenolpyruvate synthetase regulatory kinase/phosphorylase PpsR, producing the protein MTAGTPFSGKEPRVERSVFYISDGTAITAEVLGHAVLSQFPVTATTYTLPFVETEARARAVRQQIDDIYNETGVRPLVFYSIISPEVRDVIVQSQGFCQDIVQALVGPLQGELEVEPTPVPNRTHGLTASNLGKYDARIAAIDYTLAHDDGISLRNLDQAQVILLGVSRCGKTPTSLYLAMQFGIRAANYPFIADDMDNLHLPASLKPFQHKLFGLTIDPERLAAIREERRENSRYASLRQCRMEIAEVEALFRKNQIRYLNTTNYSVEEISTKILDILGMSRRMF; encoded by the coding sequence ATGACAGCAGGAACACCGTTTTCAGGTAAGGAGCCTCGGGTGGAAAGAAGCGTTTTTTATATTTCGGATGGTACGGCGATCACCGCCGAAGTGTTGGGGCACGCGGTGCTGTCGCAGTTCCCGGTCACGGCGACCACGTACACCTTGCCATTTGTCGAAACCGAGGCGCGCGCTCGCGCAGTACGCCAACAAATCGATGATATCTATAATGAAACAGGCGTGCGCCCGCTGGTGTTTTACTCCATCATCTCGCCGGAAGTGCGCGATGTGATCGTGCAGAGCCAGGGCTTCTGTCAGGATATCGTGCAGGCGCTGGTCGGCCCGCTGCAGGGTGAGCTGGAAGTGGAGCCGACGCCGGTGCCGAACCGTACCCACGGTCTGACTGCCAGCAACCTCGGCAAGTACGACGCGCGCATTGCCGCCATCGACTATACCCTGGCGCATGACGACGGCATTTCACTGCGCAACCTCGATCAGGCGCAGGTGATCCTGCTCGGCGTGTCGCGCTGCGGCAAAACCCCCACCAGCCTTTATTTGGCGATGCAGTTTGGCATCCGCGCCGCCAACTACCCGTTTATCGCCGACGATATGGACAATTTGCACCTGCCAGCCTCGCTGAAACCGTTTCAGCATAAATTATTCGGCCTGACCATCGATCCGGAGCGCCTGGCGGCGATCCGCGAAGAACGGCGTGAAAACAGCCGTTACGCTTCACTGCGCCAGTGCCGCATGGAGATCGCCGAGGTTGAGGCGCTGTTCCGCAAAAATCAGATCCGCTACCTTAATACCACCAACTATTCGGTCGAAGAAATCTCCACCAAAATCCTCGACATCCTCGGCATGAGCCGCCGCATGTTCTGA
- the hemP gene encoding hemin uptake protein HemP → MDTANTPTPAAAAPTEHSANAPPSYDSAQLLGADGIAFITHQGQRYQLRQTKAGKLILTK, encoded by the coding sequence ATGGATACTGCCAACACGCCTACCCCCGCCGCCGCGGCCCCGACCGAGCACAGCGCAAACGCGCCGCCCAGCTACGACAGCGCACAGCTGCTCGGCGCCGACGGCATCGCGTTCATTACCCATCAGGGCCAGCGCTATCAGCTGCGGCAGACCAAAGCCGGGAAATTGATCCTGACCAAATAA
- a CDS encoding 3-deoxy-7-phosphoheptulonate synthase has protein sequence MYKTDELRTARIDSLVTPQALADTLPISAAIADNVTASRKRIEKILTGEDRRLLVVIGPCSIHDLDAAVDYAGRLNALRERYQDRLEIVMRTYFEKPRTVVGWKGLISDPALDGTFQVNRGIEMARRLLLEVNQLGLPTATEFLDMVVGQYIADLISWGAIGARTTESQIHREMASALSCPVGFKNGTDGNTRIAIDAIRAARAGHMFLSPDKHGQMTIYQTSGNPYGHIIMRGGKTPNYHASDIAAACDSLREFDLPEHLVIDFSHGNCQKMHRRQLEVADNVCQQIRAGSAAITGVMAESFLVEGTQKIVAGQPLTYGQSITDPCLSWSDSEQLLAMLADAVDSRF, from the coding sequence ATGTACAAAACAGATGAACTGCGGACCGCGCGCATCGACAGCCTCGTCACGCCGCAAGCGTTGGCGGACACGCTGCCGATCTCGGCGGCCATCGCCGATAACGTGACAGCGTCACGTAAACGCATTGAAAAAATTCTCACCGGTGAAGACCGCCGCCTGCTGGTGGTGATCGGCCCTTGCTCCATCCACGATCTCGACGCCGCCGTCGATTACGCCGGCCGGCTGAACGCCCTGCGCGAACGCTACCAGGATCGCCTGGAGATCGTGATGCGCACCTATTTCGAAAAACCGCGTACCGTCGTCGGCTGGAAAGGCCTGATCTCCGATCCAGCGTTGGACGGCACCTTCCAGGTCAACCGCGGCATCGAAATGGCGCGCCGCCTGCTGCTGGAAGTGAACCAGCTCGGCCTGCCGACCGCCACCGAATTCCTGGACATGGTGGTCGGCCAATACATCGCCGATCTGATCAGCTGGGGCGCCATCGGCGCGCGCACCACCGAAAGCCAGATCCACCGTGAAATGGCCTCGGCGCTGTCCTGCCCGGTCGGATTCAAAAACGGCACCGACGGCAACACCCGCATCGCCATCGACGCCATTCGCGCGGCGCGCGCCGGGCACATGTTCCTGTCTCCGGACAAACATGGCCAGATGACCATCTACCAGACCAGCGGCAACCCGTACGGCCACATCATCATGCGCGGCGGCAAAACGCCGAACTACCACGCCAGCGACATCGCCGCCGCTTGCGACAGCCTGCGCGAGTTCGATCTGCCGGAGCACCTGGTGATCGACTTCAGCCACGGCAACTGCCAGAAGATGCACCGCCGACAGCTGGAAGTGGCCGACAACGTCTGCCAACAGATCCGCGCTGGCTCCGCCGCCATCACCGGCGTGATGGCGGAAAGCTTCCTGGTGGAAGGCACGCAGAAAATCGTCGCCGGCCAGCCGCTGACCTATGGCCAGTCGATCACCGATCCTTGCCTGAGTTGGTCCGACAGTGAGCAGCTGCTGGCGATGCTGGCGGATGCGGTCGATAGCCGTTTCTGA
- a CDS encoding glutathione peroxidase, with amino-acid sequence MIHSLLSIPCVTLQGEQKTLGDFPARAYLVVNTASKCGFTPQYRGLENLWQYYRERGLVVLGFPCNQFGSQEPGSPLEIANFCSLNYGVSFPLFSKIDVNGPGAHPLFNELKHLAPGILGSRRIKWNFTKFLLTADGQRVTRFAPITKPERLFDRIETLLK; translated from the coding sequence ATGATTCACTCTCTGTTATCCATTCCCTGCGTCACGCTGCAGGGCGAGCAAAAAACGCTGGGCGATTTCCCAGCGCGCGCTTATCTGGTGGTCAACACCGCCAGCAAGTGCGGCTTTACCCCGCAGTACCGCGGACTGGAAAATTTGTGGCAATACTATCGCGAACGCGGCCTAGTGGTGCTCGGCTTCCCCTGCAACCAGTTCGGTTCTCAGGAGCCGGGCAGCCCGCTGGAGATCGCCAACTTTTGCAGCCTCAACTACGGCGTCAGTTTCCCGCTGTTCAGCAAGATAGACGTTAATGGCCCCGGCGCACACCCGCTATTCAATGAGCTGAAACACCTGGCACCCGGCATTCTGGGCAGCCGCCGCATCAAATGGAATTTCACCAAGTTCCTGCTCACCGCCGACGGCCAGCGCGTCACGCGCTTTGCGCCGATCACCAAACCCGAACGTCTGTTTGACCGCATCGAAACCCTGCTGAAGTAA
- the ppsA gene encoding phosphoenolpyruvate synthase — MSNNGPDLRNVLWYNQLGMHDVDRVGGKNASLGEMITNLSDLGVAVPNGFATTAQAFNDFLEQSGVNQRIYQLLDQTDVDDVAQLAKAGAQIRQWVIDTPFHAEFEREIHQAYQQLADGEPEASFAVRSSATAEDMPDASFAGQQETFLNVQGIDAVMVAIKHVFASLFNDRAISYRVHQGYDHRGVALSAGVQRMVRSDLASSGVMFTIDTESGFDQVVFITSAFGLGEMVVQGAVNPDEFYVHKPTLQNGKPAIVRRNLGSKKIRMVYAPSQDHGKQVRIEDVPEAQRSRFSLTDDEVQALAQQAILIEKHYGRPMDIEWAKDGHTGKLLIVQARPETVRSNEQTMERYQLNGTSPVLVEGRAIGHRIGAGPVKVIHDISEMDRILPGDVLVTDMTDPDWEPIMKKAAAIVTNRGGRTCHAAIIARELGIPAVVGCGHATDVLKDGQKVTVSCAEGDTGFVYSDMLDFSVQSSEVTELPDLPLKIMMNVGNPDRAFDFARLPNEGVGLARLEFIINRMIGVHPRALLEFDQQTPALQNEIRALMQGYDHPVEFYVGRLTEGIATLGAAFWPKRVIVRLSDFKSNEYANLVGGDKYEPHEENPMLGFRGAGRYVADSFRDCFALECEAVKRVRNEMGLTNVEIMVPFVRTVAQAEAVVAELARQGLKRGENGLKVIMMCEIPSNALLADQFLEHFDGFSIGSNDMTQLALGLDRDSGVVSELFDERNEAVKALLSMAIQAAKRHGKYVGICGQGPSDHEDFAEWLMEQGIDSLSLNPDTVVQTWINLSKKK; from the coding sequence ATGTCCAACAATGGCCCAGACTTGCGTAATGTGCTTTGGTACAACCAGCTTGGCATGCACGACGTTGACCGTGTCGGCGGCAAAAACGCCTCCCTCGGTGAAATGATCACCAATCTTTCCGATTTGGGCGTGGCCGTGCCAAACGGTTTTGCCACCACCGCACAGGCGTTTAATGATTTCCTCGAACAAAGCGGTGTTAACCAGCGCATCTATCAGCTACTGGATCAGACCGACGTTGACGACGTTGCACAACTGGCCAAGGCCGGCGCTCAGATCCGCCAATGGGTGATCGACACGCCGTTCCACGCCGAGTTCGAACGTGAAATTCATCAGGCTTACCAACAGCTCGCCGACGGCGAACCGGAAGCCTCTTTTGCGGTGCGCTCCTCCGCCACGGCGGAAGACATGCCGGACGCGTCCTTTGCCGGCCAGCAGGAAACTTTCCTCAACGTGCAGGGCATCGATGCCGTGATGGTGGCGATCAAGCACGTGTTCGCGTCGTTGTTTAACGACCGCGCCATCTCTTATCGGGTGCACCAGGGTTACGACCACCGCGGCGTGGCGCTGTCGGCGGGCGTACAGCGCATGGTGCGCTCCGATCTGGCCTCCTCGGGCGTGATGTTCACCATCGACACCGAGTCCGGCTTTGATCAGGTGGTATTCATCACCTCCGCCTTCGGCCTGGGTGAAATGGTGGTGCAGGGCGCGGTGAACCCGGATGAGTTCTACGTGCACAAACCGACGCTGCAAAACGGCAAGCCGGCGATCGTGCGCCGTAACCTGGGCTCGAAAAAGATCCGCATGGTGTACGCACCGTCGCAGGATCACGGCAAGCAGGTGCGCATCGAAGACGTGCCGGAAGCGCAGCGCAGCCGTTTCTCGCTGACGGATGACGAAGTGCAGGCGCTGGCGCAGCAGGCGATCCTGATCGAAAAACATTACGGTCGCCCGATGGATATCGAGTGGGCGAAAGACGGCCATACCGGCAAGCTGCTGATCGTGCAGGCGCGCCCGGAAACCGTGCGCTCCAACGAGCAGACCATGGAGCGCTACCAGCTGAACGGCACCAGCCCGGTGCTGGTGGAAGGCCGCGCCATCGGCCACCGTATCGGCGCCGGTCCGGTGAAAGTGATCCACGACATCAGCGAAATGGATCGCATCCTGCCGGGCGACGTGCTGGTGACCGACATGACCGACCCGGATTGGGAACCGATCATGAAGAAAGCCGCCGCGATCGTCACCAACCGCGGCGGGCGCACCTGTCACGCGGCGATCATTGCCCGTGAGCTGGGCATTCCGGCGGTGGTGGGCTGCGGCCACGCCACCGACGTGCTGAAAGATGGCCAGAAAGTCACAGTCTCCTGCGCGGAAGGTGATACCGGCTTCGTTTACAGCGATATGCTGGACTTCAGCGTGCAGAGCTCCGAAGTGACCGAGCTGCCGGATCTACCGCTGAAGATCATGATGAACGTCGGCAACCCGGATCGCGCCTTCGACTTCGCACGCTTGCCGAACGAAGGCGTGGGCCTGGCGCGGCTGGAATTTATCATTAACCGCATGATCGGCGTGCACCCGCGCGCGCTGCTGGAGTTCGACCAGCAGACGCCGGCGCTGCAAAACGAAATTCGCGCGTTGATGCAGGGTTACGATCACCCGGTCGAGTTCTACGTCGGCCGTCTGACCGAGGGTATCGCGACACTGGGCGCCGCCTTCTGGCCGAAGCGCGTGATCGTGCGCCTGTCCGACTTTAAATCCAACGAGTACGCCAACCTGGTGGGCGGTGACAAGTATGAACCGCACGAAGAGAACCCGATGCTGGGCTTCCGCGGCGCCGGCCGTTACGTGGCCGACAGCTTCCGCGATTGCTTCGCGCTGGAGTGCGAGGCGGTGAAACGCGTGCGTAACGAAATGGGGCTGACCAACGTCGAAATCATGGTGCCGTTCGTGCGCACCGTGGCGCAGGCGGAAGCGGTGGTGGCCGAGCTGGCGCGTCAGGGGCTGAAGCGCGGCGAAAACGGGCTGAAAGTGATCATGATGTGCGAGATCCCGTCCAATGCGCTGTTGGCGGATCAGTTCCTCGAGCACTTCGACGGCTTCTCCATCGGCTCCAACGACATGACCCAGCTGGCATTGGGGCTGGATCGCGATTCCGGCGTGGTGTCGGAGCTGTTCGACGAACGCAACGAGGCGGTGAAAGCGCTGCTGTCGATGGCGATTCAGGCGGCCAAGCGCCACGGCAAATACGTCGGCATCTGCGGCCAGGGCCCATCCGACCACGAAGACTTCGCCGAGTGGCTGATGGAGCAGGGCATCGACAGCCTGTCGCTCAATCCGGACACCGTGGTGCAGACCTGGATCAATTTGTCGAAAAAGAAATAA
- the sufA gene encoding Fe-S cluster assembly scaffold SufA translates to MQTENVGTFSLDENVWQGISLSDSAVRQITKLMQQDPQVKGLQLGVKQSGCAGFAYVLDLTREPADDDLLFERDGAKLYVPLKAMPFIDGTTVDYVREGLNQIFKFNNPKAQHACGCGESFGV, encoded by the coding sequence ATGCAAACGGAAAATGTCGGCACTTTTTCTCTGGATGAAAATGTCTGGCAAGGCATTTCGCTCAGCGACAGCGCCGTACGACAAATAACGAAACTGATGCAGCAGGATCCGCAGGTGAAAGGGCTGCAGCTAGGGGTGAAACAATCCGGCTGCGCCGGCTTTGCCTATGTGCTGGATCTGACCCGCGAACCCGCCGATGACGATCTGCTGTTTGAGCGCGACGGCGCCAAACTCTATGTGCCGCTGAAAGCCATGCCGTTCATCGATGGCACCACGGTAGATTACGTCCGCGAAGGGCTGAATCAGATATTCAAATTCAACAACCCTAAAGCTCAGCATGCCTGCGGGTGCGGCGAGAGCTTTGGCGTTTGA
- the menI gene encoding 1,4-dihydroxy-2-naphthoyl-CoA hydrolase, whose product MKLWKRETSLEQLNRAGDGCMVSHVGIEFTQLGEDFLEATMPVDGRTRQPFGLLHGGASVVLAESMGSMAGYLCSEGEQKVVGLEINANHLRAVFDGQVRGVCRALHVGRRHQVWQIEIFDARDRLCCTSRLTTAVID is encoded by the coding sequence GTGAAATTGTGGAAACGTGAAACATCGCTGGAGCAGCTGAACCGCGCCGGCGACGGCTGCATGGTCAGCCATGTGGGCATCGAGTTTACCCAACTGGGCGAGGATTTCCTCGAGGCCACCATGCCGGTCGACGGCCGCACCCGGCAGCCGTTCGGGCTGTTGCACGGCGGGGCGTCGGTGGTGCTGGCGGAATCGATGGGATCGATGGCCGGTTACCTGTGCAGCGAAGGCGAGCAGAAAGTGGTGGGGCTGGAGATCAACGCCAACCACCTGCGCGCGGTATTCGATGGTCAGGTGCGCGGGGTGTGTCGCGCACTGCACGTCGGCCGTCGCCATCAGGTGTGGCAAATCGAGATCTTCGACGCGCGCGATCGGTTGTGCTGCACCTCGCGTCTGACCACGGCGGTCATCGACTGA
- the ydiK gene encoding AI-2E family transporter YdiK: MPHPQSRYDLPRIIFGVLFIAIMIVACFWVIQPFILGFAWAGMVVIATWPLLLKLQKLLWGRRSLAVLVMTLLLILLFILPISLLISSVVDNSAPLIAWASSPGKLHIPDLAWLQSVPMIGDRLYTSYHTLVNAGGAALLAKVQPYFGQTATWFVAQAAHIGRLLLHCALMLLFSALLYARGEQVALGIRHFAVRLGSKRGDAAVLLGGQAIRAVALGVVVTALVQSVLGGIGLAVSGIPAATLLTMLIFICCVAQLGPLLVLVPAIIWLYWHGDTTWGTVLLVWSCVVATLDNVLRPVLIRMGADLPLLLILSGVIGGLLAFGMIGLFIGPVVLAVSYRLLTAWMDEAPEPTTAPEQVIEDLEKR; the protein is encoded by the coding sequence ATGCCACACCCGCAATCGCGTTACGACTTACCGCGAATTATTTTCGGCGTGCTGTTTATCGCCATCATGATCGTCGCCTGTTTTTGGGTGATCCAACCGTTTATTCTCGGCTTCGCCTGGGCGGGCATGGTGGTGATCGCCACTTGGCCGCTGCTGCTCAAATTGCAAAAACTTCTGTGGGGCCGCCGCTCGCTGGCGGTGTTGGTCATGACCCTGCTGCTGATCCTGCTGTTCATTCTGCCGATTTCCCTGCTGATCAGCAGCGTGGTGGATAACAGCGCGCCGCTGATCGCCTGGGCCAGTTCGCCAGGCAAGCTGCATATTCCCGATCTCGCCTGGCTACAGTCCGTGCCGATGATCGGTGACAGGCTCTATACCAGCTACCACACGCTGGTTAACGCCGGCGGCGCCGCACTGCTGGCGAAGGTGCAACCGTACTTCGGCCAGACCGCCACCTGGTTCGTGGCGCAGGCGGCGCATATCGGCCGTCTGCTGCTGCACTGCGCGCTGATGCTACTGTTCAGCGCCTTGTTGTATGCGCGCGGCGAGCAGGTGGCACTGGGTATCCGTCACTTTGCGGTGCGCCTCGGCTCCAAACGCGGCGATGCGGCGGTGCTGCTGGGCGGCCAGGCGATCCGCGCCGTCGCGCTGGGCGTGGTGGTGACGGCGTTGGTGCAGTCGGTGCTGGGCGGCATCGGTCTGGCGGTGAGCGGCATTCCGGCAGCCACTCTGCTGACGATGCTGATCTTTATCTGCTGCGTGGCGCAATTGGGGCCGCTGTTGGTGCTGGTGCCGGCCATCATCTGGCTGTACTGGCACGGCGACACCACCTGGGGCACCGTGCTGCTGGTCTGGAGCTGCGTGGTAGCCACACTGGATAACGTGCTGCGCCCGGTGCTGATCCGCATGGGCGCCGATCTGCCGCTGCTGCTGATCCTGTCCGGCGTTATCGGCGGTTTGCTGGCCTTCGGCATGATTGGCCTGTTCATCGGCCCGGTGGTATTGGCGGTATCTTATCGCCTGCTGACCGCCTGGATGGATGAAGCGCCAGAGCCGACCACCGCGCCGGAGCAAGTCATCGAAGATCTGGAAAAACGCTGA
- the ydiJ gene encoding D-2-hydroxyglutarate dehydrogenase YdiJ, with protein MIPQISQAPGLVQRVLDFLEALKQNGFNGDTATSYADRLTMATDNSIYQLLPDAVVFPRSTADVALIARLAGEERFNTLTFSPRGGGTGTNGQSLNTGIVVDMSRHMNRILEINVEQGWVKVEAGVIKDQLNQYLRPFGYFFSPELSTSNRATLGGMINTDASGQGSLVYGKTSDHVLGLRAVLLGGEMIDTRAMPTALAETIALEETVEGRIYRTVLNRCREQRALILEKFPKLNRFLTGYDLRHVLSDDLQTFDLTRILTGAEGTLAFITEARLDITPLPKVRRLVNVKYDSFDSALRNAPFMVEAKALSVETIDSKVLNLAREDIVWHSVNELIADVPDKEMLGLNIVEFAGDDRVLIDGQMETLCQRLDELIAQRQGGVIGYQICGDLVGIERIYNMRKKAVGLLGNAKGRAKPIPFAEDTCVPPQHLADYIVEFRELLDDHNLSYGMFGHVDAGVLHVRPALDMCDPQQEVLMKQISDQVVALTAKYGGLLWGEHGKGFRAQYSPEFFGETLYEELCRIKAAFDPDNRLNPGKICSPLAVDAPMMQVDAVKRGTFDRQIPVEVRTSFRGALECNGNGLCFNFDVRSPMCPSMKISGNRIHSPKGRATLVREWLRLLAEQGVDPLALEKQLPQQHLSLRSLIEKTRNSWHAGKGEYDFSHEVKEAMSGCLACKACSTQCPIKIDVPGFRSRFLQLYHTRYLRPVSDYMVAGVESYTPLMARAPKVFNFFFRQPWLREMSRNAIGMVDLPLLSSPTLRQQLSGHRATTLTLEQLEGLSAEQRAEHVLIVQDPFTSYYDAKVVADFVRLVEKLGYKPVLLPFSPNGKAQHVKGFLTRFARTARKTADFLNRVAQLDMPLVGVDPALVLCYRDEYREILGAERGDFQVQLVHEWLQQRIADRAEQPATGEPWYLFGHCTETTALPASGQQWAAIFARFGAKLENVSVGCCGMAGTYGHEAKNLQNSLGIYELSWHPTLQRLPRQRCLATGYSCRSQVKRIEGNGVRHPLQALLEMIE; from the coding sequence ATGATCCCACAGATTTCTCAGGCGCCCGGCCTCGTTCAACGGGTGCTCGACTTTTTGGAAGCACTGAAGCAAAACGGATTCAACGGCGATACCGCCACCAGCTATGCCGACCGGCTGACGATGGCCACCGACAACAGCATTTATCAGCTGTTGCCCGATGCGGTGGTGTTCCCCCGTTCCACCGCCGACGTGGCGCTGATCGCCCGTCTGGCCGGGGAAGAGCGATTCAATACGCTGACCTTCAGCCCGCGCGGCGGCGGCACCGGCACCAACGGCCAGTCGCTCAATACCGGTATCGTGGTCGATATGTCGCGACATATGAACCGCATTCTGGAGATCAACGTCGAACAAGGCTGGGTAAAAGTCGAAGCCGGGGTGATCAAGGATCAGCTGAATCAATACCTGCGGCCGTTCGGCTACTTCTTCTCGCCGGAACTGTCCACCAGCAACCGTGCCACGCTGGGCGGCATGATCAACACCGACGCCTCCGGCCAGGGCTCGCTGGTGTATGGCAAAACCTCCGATCACGTGTTGGGCCTGCGGGCGGTGCTGCTGGGCGGTGAGATGATCGACACCCGCGCCATGCCGACGGCGCTGGCGGAAACGATTGCTCTGGAAGAGACCGTCGAAGGGCGCATCTACCGCACGGTGCTGAACCGCTGCCGCGAGCAGCGCGCGCTGATCCTGGAGAAATTCCCCAAGCTCAACCGCTTCCTCACCGGTTACGATCTGCGCCACGTGCTGAGCGACGATCTGCAAACCTTCGATTTGACGCGCATCCTGACCGGCGCCGAAGGCACGCTGGCGTTTATTACCGAAGCGCGGCTGGACATCACGCCGCTGCCGAAAGTGCGCCGCCTGGTCAACGTGAAATACGACTCCTTCGACTCGGCGCTGCGCAATGCGCCCTTTATGGTCGAAGCCAAGGCGCTGTCGGTGGAAACCATCGATTCCAAGGTGCTGAACCTGGCGCGTGAAGACATCGTTTGGCACTCGGTGAACGAACTGATCGCCGACGTGCCGGATAAAGAGATGCTCGGTCTGAACATCGTCGAGTTCGCCGGCGACGATCGGGTGCTGATCGACGGCCAGATGGAAACCCTGTGTCAACGGCTGGACGAATTGATCGCGCAGCGGCAGGGCGGCGTGATCGGTTACCAAATCTGCGGCGATCTGGTGGGCATCGAGCGTATTTACAACATGCGCAAGAAGGCGGTTGGGCTGCTGGGCAACGCCAAAGGGCGCGCCAAGCCGATTCCGTTCGCCGAGGACACCTGCGTGCCGCCGCAACACCTGGCGGACTATATCGTTGAATTCCGTGAACTGCTCGACGATCACAACCTGAGCTACGGCATGTTCGGCCACGTCGACGCCGGGGTGCTGCACGTGCGCCCGGCGCTCGACATGTGCGACCCGCAGCAGGAGGTGCTGATGAAGCAGATCTCCGATCAGGTGGTGGCGCTGACCGCCAAATATGGCGGCCTGCTGTGGGGTGAACACGGCAAGGGTTTCCGCGCGCAATACAGCCCTGAATTCTTCGGGGAAACGCTGTATGAGGAGCTGTGCCGCATCAAGGCGGCGTTCGATCCGGATAACCGCCTGAATCCGGGCAAGATCTGTTCGCCGCTGGCGGTGGATGCGCCGATGATGCAGGTGGACGCAGTCAAACGCGGCACCTTCGATCGCCAGATCCCGGTCGAGGTGCGCACCTCGTTCCGCGGCGCGCTGGAGTGTAACGGCAACGGCCTGTGCTTCAACTTCGACGTGCGCAGCCCGATGTGCCCGTCGATGAAAATCAGCGGCAACCGCATTCATTCACCGAAAGGGCGGGCGACGCTGGTGCGCGAGTGGCTGCGTCTGTTGGCCGAGCAGGGCGTCGATCCGCTGGCGCTGGAGAAACAGCTGCCGCAGCAGCACCTCAGCTTGCGCAGCCTGATCGAAAAGACCCGCAACAGCTGGCATGCCGGCAAGGGCGAGTACGACTTCTCGCACGAAGTGAAAGAGGCGATGTCCGGCTGCCTGGCCTGTAAGGCCTGTTCAACCCAGTGCCCGATCAAGATTGACGTGCCGGGATTCCGTTCGCGCTTCCTGCAGCTCTACCACACTCGCTATTTGCGCCCGGTGAGCGACTACATGGTCGCCGGCGTAGAGAGCTATACCCCGTTGATGGCCCGCGCGCCGAAGGTGTTCAACTTCTTCTTCCGCCAGCCGTGGCTGCGGGAGATGAGCCGCAACGCCATCGGCATGGTCGATCTGCCGCTGCTGTCCAGCCCGACGCTGCGCCAGCAACTGTCCGGCCACCGCGCGACCACGCTGACGCTGGAGCAGTTGGAAGGGCTGAGCGCCGAGCAGCGCGCAGAGCACGTGCTGATCGTCCAGGATCCGTTTACCAGCTATTACGACGCCAAAGTGGTGGCGGACTTTGTCCGGCTGGTGGAGAAGCTTGGCTATAAACCGGTGCTGCTGCCGTTCTCGCCAAACGGCAAGGCGCAGCATGTGAAAGGTTTCCTGACGCGGTTCGCCCGCACCGCGCGCAAAACCGCCGATTTCCTCAACCGCGTGGCGCAGCTCGATATGCCGCTGGTGGGTGTTGATCCGGCGCTGGTGCTGTGCTACCGCGACGAATACCGCGAGATCCTCGGTGCCGAACGCGGCGATTTTCAGGTGCAGCTGGTGCATGAATGGTTGCAACAGCGGATCGCGGATCGCGCCGAACAGCCGGCGACCGGCGAGCCGTGGTATCTGTTCGGTCACTGCACCGAAACCACCGCGCTGCCGGCCAGCGGCCAACAGTGGGCGGCGATCTTCGCCCGCTTCGGCGCCAAACTGGAGAACGTCAGCGTTGGCTGCTGCGGCATGGCGGGCACTTACGGGCATGAAGCCAAGAACCTGCAAAACTCGCTCGGCATTTATGAGCTATCATGGCATCCGACGCTGCAGCGTTTGCCGCGGCAGCGCTGCCTGGCGACCGGTTATTCCTGCCGCAGCCAGGTGAAACGCATCGAGGGCAATGGCGTGCGTCACCCATTACAGGCACTTCTGGAGATGATTGAGTGA